A part of Ictalurus furcatus strain D&B chromosome 8, Billie_1.0, whole genome shotgun sequence genomic DNA contains:
- the LOC128611157 gene encoding protein Wnt-8a-like isoform X2, producing the protein MPSSFLWASVFLIYHKTLLGHTWLVNNLLMTGPKAYLSYTSSVLAGAQNGLQECKHQFAWDRWNCPESTFHLSTHRRLRSATRETSFVHAISAAGVMYTLTRNCSLGDLDNCGCDNSRNGKIGGRGWLWGGCSDNVDFGDRISKQYVDAFETGQDARAAVNLHNNAAGRLAVKATMKRICRCHGMSESCAMQTCWMQLPEFREVGNYLKVKHDQAHKLELDKRRMRAGNSADNRGGAIADAFSSIARSELIYLEDSPDYCAKNLSLGLHGTEGRECLQSGKDLSQWEKHSCRRLCHECGLRVEEIRTEIVSSCNCKFHWCCTVKCENCTQVIVKYVCARRQSGQGHNRRRIRGPK; encoded by the exons ATGCCTTCCTCCTTTCTCTGGGCCTCTGTATTCCTTATTTATCACAAAACCCTCCTAGGGCACACATG GCTTGTTAATAATTTGCTCATGACTGGACCAAAA GCGTATTTAAGCTACACGAGTAGTGTTCTTGCCGGAGCCCAAAACGGACTGCAGGAGTGCAAGCATCAGTTTGCGTGGGACAGGTGGAACTGCCCGGAGAGCACGTTTCACCTCTCAACTCACAGACGGCTCCGAAGTG CAACGAGAGAGACCTCGTTTGTCCACGCGATAAGCGCAGCTGGTGTCATGTATACTTTAACCAGAAACTGCAGCCTTGGGGATCTGGACAACTGCGGATGCGACAATTCAAGAAATGGTAAAATTG GGGGTCGTGGCTGGCTTTGGGGAGGTTGTAGCGATAACGTGGACTTCGGAGACAGGATCTCCAAGCAATATGTTGACGCATTCGAGACTGGACAGGACGCCCGTGCTGCTGTTAATCTTCATAACAACGCAGCAGGCCGTCTG GCAGTAAAAGCGACTATGAAGAGGATTTGCCGCTGCCACGGCATGTCGGAGAGCTGCGCGATGCAAACGTGCTGGATGCAGCTACCCGAGTTCCGTGAGGTGGGCAATTATCTGAAAGTAAAGCACGACCAAGCGCACAAACTTGAGCTGGACAAACGGCGCATGCGCGCGGGAAACAGCGCCGACAACCGCGGCGGCGCTATCGCGGACGCGTTCAGTAGTATCGCGCGCTCCGAGCTTATCTATTTGGAGGATTCCCCTGATTACTGCGCGAAAAACTTGAGCCTTGGACTCCACGGAACGGAAGGCAGGGAGTGTTTGCAGAGTGGAAAGGATCTGTCGCAGTGGGAAAAGCACAGCTGCAGAAGGCTGTGCCATGAGTGCGGCCTGCGCGTCGAGGAGATCCGCACCGAGATAGTGAGCAGCTGCAACTGCAAGTTCCACTGGTGTTGCACGGTGAAGTGCGAGAACTGTACACAGGTTATAGTTAAGTACGTTTGTGCACGGAGACAAAGTGGACAGGGACACAACAGACGCAGAATTCGAGGACCAAAATGA
- the LOC128611157 gene encoding protein Wnt-8-like isoform X1: MLKFIVNCNNNANAASNITFDLFPLFFRLVNNLLMTGPKAYLSYTSSVLAGAQNGLQECKHQFAWDRWNCPESTFHLSTHRRLRSATRETSFVHAISAAGVMYTLTRNCSLGDLDNCGCDNSRNGKIGGRGWLWGGCSDNVDFGDRISKQYVDAFETGQDARAAVNLHNNAAGRLAVKATMKRICRCHGMSESCAMQTCWMQLPEFREVGNYLKVKHDQAHKLELDKRRMRAGNSADNRGGAIADAFSSIARSELIYLEDSPDYCAKNLSLGLHGTEGRECLQSGKDLSQWEKHSCRRLCHECGLRVEEIRTEIVSSCNCKFHWCCTVKCENCTQVIVKYVCARRQSGQGHNRRRIRGPK; this comes from the exons ATGCTAAAGTTTATAGTTAATTGCAATAATAACGCGAATGCTGCTTCTAACATTACGTTTGAtttatttcctctcttttttagGCTTGTTAATAATTTGCTCATGACTGGACCAAAA GCGTATTTAAGCTACACGAGTAGTGTTCTTGCCGGAGCCCAAAACGGACTGCAGGAGTGCAAGCATCAGTTTGCGTGGGACAGGTGGAACTGCCCGGAGAGCACGTTTCACCTCTCAACTCACAGACGGCTCCGAAGTG CAACGAGAGAGACCTCGTTTGTCCACGCGATAAGCGCAGCTGGTGTCATGTATACTTTAACCAGAAACTGCAGCCTTGGGGATCTGGACAACTGCGGATGCGACAATTCAAGAAATGGTAAAATTG GGGGTCGTGGCTGGCTTTGGGGAGGTTGTAGCGATAACGTGGACTTCGGAGACAGGATCTCCAAGCAATATGTTGACGCATTCGAGACTGGACAGGACGCCCGTGCTGCTGTTAATCTTCATAACAACGCAGCAGGCCGTCTG GCAGTAAAAGCGACTATGAAGAGGATTTGCCGCTGCCACGGCATGTCGGAGAGCTGCGCGATGCAAACGTGCTGGATGCAGCTACCCGAGTTCCGTGAGGTGGGCAATTATCTGAAAGTAAAGCACGACCAAGCGCACAAACTTGAGCTGGACAAACGGCGCATGCGCGCGGGAAACAGCGCCGACAACCGCGGCGGCGCTATCGCGGACGCGTTCAGTAGTATCGCGCGCTCCGAGCTTATCTATTTGGAGGATTCCCCTGATTACTGCGCGAAAAACTTGAGCCTTGGACTCCACGGAACGGAAGGCAGGGAGTGTTTGCAGAGTGGAAAGGATCTGTCGCAGTGGGAAAAGCACAGCTGCAGAAGGCTGTGCCATGAGTGCGGCCTGCGCGTCGAGGAGATCCGCACCGAGATAGTGAGCAGCTGCAACTGCAAGTTCCACTGGTGTTGCACGGTGAAGTGCGAGAACTGTACACAGGTTATAGTTAAGTACGTTTGTGCACGGAGACAAAGTGGACAGGGACACAACAGACGCAGAATTCGAGGACCAAAATGA
- the LOC128611154 gene encoding protein Wnt-8a-like isoform X3: MTGPKAYLMYASSVQAGAQRGIEECKYQFAWDRWNCPESELQLSTHKRSATKETAFVHAISAAGVMYALTKNCSMGDFDNCGCDESKTGENGGRGWIWGGCSDNADFGESISKQFVDALENGHDSRAAVNRHNTEAGRLAIKATMTRSCKCHGVSGSCSVQTCWMQLSDFRDVGNYLKIKYDQAQKLELDQRRMRAGNSAENCGSIADTYSSIARTELIHLEDSPDYCVKNLSLGLHGTEGRECVQSGNKLSQFEKRSCRRLCHECGLKVEERRIEIVSSCNCKFHWCCTVKCEKCTQFVTKHICAKRNSRSHNGSRRRQRVRS; the protein is encoded by the exons ATGACAGGACCCAAG GCATATCTTATGTATGCAAGTAGCGTGCAAGCAGGAGCACAGCGCGGCATTGAGGAGTGTAAATACCAGTTTGCATGGGACAGGTGGAACTGTCCGGAGAGCGAATTACAACTGTCAACGCATAAGCGAAGCG caacCAAAGAAACGGCTTTTGTACATGCCATAAGTGCGGCTGGAGTTATGTATGCATTGACCAAGAACTGCAGCATGGGAGACTTCGATAACTGTGGCTGTGATGAGTCAAAAACTGGGGAAAATG GAGGTCGAGGTTGGATTTGGGGTGGATGCAGTGATAATGCTGACTTCGGGGAGAGCATTTCTAAGCAGTTTGTAGATGCGCTGGAAAATGGGCACGATTCACGCGCTGCCGTAAACCGTCATAACACCGAGGCTGGCAGACTT GCTATTAAAGCGACGATGACTAGATCATGCAAGTGTCACGGCGTGTCAGGAAGCTGCAGCGTTCAAACGTGTTGGATGCAACTGTCTGACTTCAGGGACGTTGGTAACTACCTGAAAATCAAATATGACCAGGCACAGAAGCTTGAGTTGGACCAGCGACGCATGCGCGCTGGGAACAGTGCTGAGAACTGCGGCTCAATCGCAGACACTTACAGCAGCATCGCGCGCACCGAGCTCATTCACCTAGAGGACTCCCCAGATTACTGCGTGAAAAATCTAAGCCTCGGACTGCACGGGACTGAAGGCAGGGAGTGTGTGCAGAGTGGCAATAAATTGTCGCAGTTTGAAAAGCGAAGCTGCAGAAGGCTGTGCCACGAATGTGGCTTAAAAGTAGAGGAAAGGAGGATAGAGATCGTGAGTAGCTGTAATTGCAAATTCCACTGGTGCTGTACGGTGAAGTGTGAGAAGTGCACACAATTCGTAACAAAACACATCTGTGCTAAAAGGAACAGTCGGTCACATAATGGTTCACGAAGGAGGCAGCGTGTACGTAGTTAA
- the LOC128611154 gene encoding protein Wnt-8a-like isoform X1: MSKLEKACHSKSATGISTVAIRACRHLLRSLYGLLHQYLSLGSLKEGIPEDSDSLASMGSCQLLASLVLSVCCHVLSTTAWSVNNFLMTGPKAYLMYASSVQAGAQRGIEECKYQFAWDRWNCPESELQLSTHKRSATKETAFVHAISAAGVMYALTKNCSMGDFDNCGCDESKTGENGGRGWIWGGCSDNADFGESISKQFVDALENGHDSRAAVNRHNTEAGRLAIKATMTRSCKCHGVSGSCSVQTCWMQLSDFRDVGNYLKIKYDQAQKLELDQRRMRAGNSAENCGSIADTYSSIARTELIHLEDSPDYCVKNLSLGLHGTEGRECVQSGNKLSQFEKRSCRRLCHECGLKVEERRIEIVSSCNCKFHWCCTVKCEKCTQFVTKHICAKRNSRSHNGSRRRQRVRS, encoded by the exons ATGTCAAAGTTGGAAAAAGCCTGTCATTCGAAGTCGGCGACAGGTATAAGTACCGTGGCCATTCGAGCCTGTCGTCACTTGCTTCGATCTCTTTATGGATTACTTCATCAGTATTTGAGCCTTGGGTCACTGAAAGAGGGCATCCCGGAAGACTCGGACTCACTGGCATCAATGGGCTCTTGCCAGCTCCTCGCATCTTTGGTCCTGTCTGTATGCTGTCATGTATTGTCCACTACAGCATG GTCAGTGAATAACTTCCTGATGACAGGACCCAAG GCATATCTTATGTATGCAAGTAGCGTGCAAGCAGGAGCACAGCGCGGCATTGAGGAGTGTAAATACCAGTTTGCATGGGACAGGTGGAACTGTCCGGAGAGCGAATTACAACTGTCAACGCATAAGCGAAGCG caacCAAAGAAACGGCTTTTGTACATGCCATAAGTGCGGCTGGAGTTATGTATGCATTGACCAAGAACTGCAGCATGGGAGACTTCGATAACTGTGGCTGTGATGAGTCAAAAACTGGGGAAAATG GAGGTCGAGGTTGGATTTGGGGTGGATGCAGTGATAATGCTGACTTCGGGGAGAGCATTTCTAAGCAGTTTGTAGATGCGCTGGAAAATGGGCACGATTCACGCGCTGCCGTAAACCGTCATAACACCGAGGCTGGCAGACTT GCTATTAAAGCGACGATGACTAGATCATGCAAGTGTCACGGCGTGTCAGGAAGCTGCAGCGTTCAAACGTGTTGGATGCAACTGTCTGACTTCAGGGACGTTGGTAACTACCTGAAAATCAAATATGACCAGGCACAGAAGCTTGAGTTGGACCAGCGACGCATGCGCGCTGGGAACAGTGCTGAGAACTGCGGCTCAATCGCAGACACTTACAGCAGCATCGCGCGCACCGAGCTCATTCACCTAGAGGACTCCCCAGATTACTGCGTGAAAAATCTAAGCCTCGGACTGCACGGGACTGAAGGCAGGGAGTGTGTGCAGAGTGGCAATAAATTGTCGCAGTTTGAAAAGCGAAGCTGCAGAAGGCTGTGCCACGAATGTGGCTTAAAAGTAGAGGAAAGGAGGATAGAGATCGTGAGTAGCTGTAATTGCAAATTCCACTGGTGCTGTACGGTGAAGTGTGAGAAGTGCACACAATTCGTAACAAAACACATCTGTGCTAAAAGGAACAGTCGGTCACATAATGGTTCACGAAGGAGGCAGCGTGTACGTAGTTAA
- the LOC128611154 gene encoding protein Wnt-8a-like isoform X2, translated as METEYLSLGSLKEGIPEDSDSLASMGSCQLLASLVLSVCCHVLSTTAWSVNNFLMTGPKAYLMYASSVQAGAQRGIEECKYQFAWDRWNCPESELQLSTHKRSATKETAFVHAISAAGVMYALTKNCSMGDFDNCGCDESKTGENGGRGWIWGGCSDNADFGESISKQFVDALENGHDSRAAVNRHNTEAGRLAIKATMTRSCKCHGVSGSCSVQTCWMQLSDFRDVGNYLKIKYDQAQKLELDQRRMRAGNSAENCGSIADTYSSIARTELIHLEDSPDYCVKNLSLGLHGTEGRECVQSGNKLSQFEKRSCRRLCHECGLKVEERRIEIVSSCNCKFHWCCTVKCEKCTQFVTKHICAKRNSRSHNGSRRRQRVRS; from the exons ATGGAGACGGAG TATTTGAGCCTTGGGTCACTGAAAGAGGGCATCCCGGAAGACTCGGACTCACTGGCATCAATGGGCTCTTGCCAGCTCCTCGCATCTTTGGTCCTGTCTGTATGCTGTCATGTATTGTCCACTACAGCATG GTCAGTGAATAACTTCCTGATGACAGGACCCAAG GCATATCTTATGTATGCAAGTAGCGTGCAAGCAGGAGCACAGCGCGGCATTGAGGAGTGTAAATACCAGTTTGCATGGGACAGGTGGAACTGTCCGGAGAGCGAATTACAACTGTCAACGCATAAGCGAAGCG caacCAAAGAAACGGCTTTTGTACATGCCATAAGTGCGGCTGGAGTTATGTATGCATTGACCAAGAACTGCAGCATGGGAGACTTCGATAACTGTGGCTGTGATGAGTCAAAAACTGGGGAAAATG GAGGTCGAGGTTGGATTTGGGGTGGATGCAGTGATAATGCTGACTTCGGGGAGAGCATTTCTAAGCAGTTTGTAGATGCGCTGGAAAATGGGCACGATTCACGCGCTGCCGTAAACCGTCATAACACCGAGGCTGGCAGACTT GCTATTAAAGCGACGATGACTAGATCATGCAAGTGTCACGGCGTGTCAGGAAGCTGCAGCGTTCAAACGTGTTGGATGCAACTGTCTGACTTCAGGGACGTTGGTAACTACCTGAAAATCAAATATGACCAGGCACAGAAGCTTGAGTTGGACCAGCGACGCATGCGCGCTGGGAACAGTGCTGAGAACTGCGGCTCAATCGCAGACACTTACAGCAGCATCGCGCGCACCGAGCTCATTCACCTAGAGGACTCCCCAGATTACTGCGTGAAAAATCTAAGCCTCGGACTGCACGGGACTGAAGGCAGGGAGTGTGTGCAGAGTGGCAATAAATTGTCGCAGTTTGAAAAGCGAAGCTGCAGAAGGCTGTGCCACGAATGTGGCTTAAAAGTAGAGGAAAGGAGGATAGAGATCGTGAGTAGCTGTAATTGCAAATTCCACTGGTGCTGTACGGTGAAGTGTGAGAAGTGCACACAATTCGTAACAAAACACATCTGTGCTAAAAGGAACAGTCGGTCACATAATGGTTCACGAAGGAGGCAGCGTGTACGTAGTTAA
- the tmsb2 gene encoding thymosin beta-11, translated as MSDKPDLTEIARFDKTKLKKTETKEKNPLPTKETIEQERKGDTSP; from the exons ATGTCTGACAAGCCAGATCTCACAGAGATTGCCAGGTTTGACAAAACCAAGCTGAAGAAGACAGAGACAAAAGAGAAGAACCCTCTGCCCACCAAAGAAA CTATTGaacaggagagaaaaggagataCAAGCCCCTAA